CGTGGTGGTCGATCCCGTGGCGCTTGGCGTCGATCTGGTCGAGGATAACGCGCGCCGGATTGCAGAGCTTGGCATCCGCATCACCAATGCGGCCAATGCCCAGTTCCGGTTCGAGCATCCCGAAAAGCCAGATTGGGCGCATCATTCGTTCTGCCTATTTGCCGGGCCGATCACGCGCGAGGGGAGCGCCCTGCGCGCGCAATCGGTGGTCGCCATTCAGCCCGGCAAGCTGGACCGGTCGCCGACCGGCACGGCGGTCTCGGCGCGCATGGCGATCCTCGCGGCGCGCGGCGAGATGGGCGAAGACGACCGCTTTACCGGCGTGTCGATCATCGGGTCAGAATTTCACGGGCGGATTCTGGGTCGGGTGCAGGTTGGCGGGCAAGAGGCCATTCGCCCCGAGATTAGTGGGCGGGCGTGGATCACCGGCACGGCACAGCATATGCTGGACCCCAGCGATCCGTGGCCGGGCGGTTATCGGCTTTCGGATACATGGCCACGGATCATTTAAGGGGCAGGGCGGCGGGACGCGCCCCCGCACTCAGACTGTGACCGCAGCCAGCCCTTCGGATTCGAACCGCGCCAGTTGCGCCAGTTCTGCATCGCTCAGGGCAATGCCGCCGCTCAGGGCGTTTGCCCGCGCCGCAAAGCGCCGTTCAGAGGGCAGGCGCGCGCCTTGGCCACTGATGGCGCTCAGCAGGCGCTCGCCTTCGGCAATCGGATCGCGCCCGCTGCGTGCGGCGAAGGTCGCCGGATCGAGCGCTAGGACCAATGCGCCATGACGCGGCAAGAGGCTGGTGCCGCCGGAAAACTCTAGCGCTTCCTTGCTCATGAATTCACCCAGCATGGCACCGGCCAGCAATTCGACCATGGTCGAAATCGCCGATCCCTTGTGCCCGCCAAAGGGCAGCATCGCGCCCGCCAATGCCGCCTCGGGATCGGTGGTGGGGTTGCCGTCCTTGTCCATTGCCCAGCCTTCGGGGATGGGCGTGTCTGCGCGGCGGTGCAATTCGATCTCGCCCCGCGCGGCGACGCTTGTGGCAAAATCAAACACATAAGGATGCGGGCCGGGGCGCGGCCAGCCAAAGGCAATCGGGTTGGTGCCCAAGAGCGGCTCTTTGCCGCCCGTGGGCGCGACCGAGGAATAGCTGGGGCACATCGAGAGCGACGCAAGGCCCCGCGCGGCCAAAGCCTCGACATCGTGCCAGAGCGCCGAGAAATGCAGGCAATCACGGATCACCAGAGCCGCCAGCCCGGTCTCGCGCGCACGTGCGGCCAAGGCATCGACAGCCGCGTCAAAGGCCGGGTTGGAAAATCCGCCGCCCGCGTCCACTTCGATCATCGCGCGGCCTGTATCCTGCAGCACCGGCACAGCATCGGGCACCACCTTGCCCGCTGCGATCACCCGCAAGCAGCCTTCGATCCGGTAGATGCCATGCGACTTGCAATGATCCCGCTCACCCGCAACGATGACCCGTGCCACGGATACTGCGCTCTGAGGGCGCACGCCGCAGGACTCGAAAATCGACGTCACGCGCGCCAAAAGGCTATCAACGGAAATCACGGTCGGCTCGGCCATGCGGGCGGTCTCCTTCAGGATTGGGGGCTATTTGTCCACGTCGGTATAGGTGCAGGCCCAGAACACCTTGGTTTCGGTATCATCAATCGCGCGCAACCCGTGTTTGATGGTGCTGTCGAAATAGGCGCAATCGCCGGGCTCCATGATCACCGGCTCGTAATGCTCGACCGTCAATTCAACGCGACCCGAAAGAACATAGAGCGTCTCTTCGCCGTCATGCGATTCCAACTCGTCGCGCGTGAGGGGGGCGCGTTTCTCGACCAGTGTCACCAGCGGGATGATCTTTTTTTCGGCCAGCGCGTTGCACAGCACCTCGTATTCGAAATTCTTGGCGCGCACCTTGCGTCCTTGGCCTGCGCGCGTCACGGTCATGCGCGTGGTCTGTGTCGCGTCATGATCGGCGGAAAAGAGCCGCTCCATGCCAATATCATAGGCGCGGGCGATCTTGATGAGGTTCTCATAGCTGGGTGAAACGCGCCCGTTCTCGATTTTGTGGATGGTCGAAAGCGCCAGACCTGTGCGCTGCGCCGCCACTTCGAGCGTGTAGCCGCAGGCCTGCCGCACGGCCTTCATGCGTGCGCCCAAATCCGCGCGCAGTTGATGGCGCTCTACGTCCCAATCATCCGCGGCACTCTCGACGGAGGTTTTTTCTGTTTCGGCCATAATTTTTCTTTTCTTACCAGTCATGATTGTTTAAGCATATATTTGTGTTGGGCACAACAGTAGCAATCCTGATATTGCAGGGGGAGACGGAATATCGGACTTTTCCGTCGTCCGGACCGAATTTCTCAGGAAACAAACTTCAACAAAGGGTGATCTCATGCCAGACCTGATTGTTGCCGCCGAGGTTCAGGGGCCAATCCTGCTCTGCGATGAGGGGCTGAGCGTCTGGGGCGGTGTTGATCCCCAGAGCGGGCGGATCATTGACGCGCATCACCCGCAGCGGGGGCAATCGCTGGCCGGTCACGTTGTAATGATGCCGACCAGTCGTGGCTCTTGCACGGGTAGTGGCGTACTTTTGGGGCTGGCCTTTGCTGGCACGGCGCCCAAGGCGCTGATCTTTCGCGAGGGCGAGGATATTCTGACTTTGGGCGCGCTTGTCGCCACGCGGCTCTTTGATCGACCGATTGCCGTTCTGCGCCTCTCGGCCTCCGACTACGACCGTCTGGCCCAGCAATCCCATGCCAAGATCACCGCCACCCATCTGCGCGCAGGTGATCTGGAGATGCCGCTGACCTCTGTGGCCTCCGAGGGGCTGACCCTGTCGGATAGCGACCGCGCCTTTCTTGCCGGGGAGCATGGCGAGGCGGCGCAACTGGCGATGGAGATCATCACCACGCTGGCCGCCGCCCAAGGCGCGCCCAGCCTGACCGATGTGACCCGCGTGCATATCGACGGTTGCATCTATGCCAGCCCTGCCTTTCTGACCTTTGCCCGCGCCATGGCGGACAAGGGCGGGCGGGTGCGGGTGCCCACCACGATGAACGCCATTTCCGTCGATCACGCCAATTGGCGCGCGCAGGGCGTGGCCGAAGATTTCGGCCTTGCCGCCAGCCAGCTGGCCGATGCCTATGTCGAAATGGGTGCGCGTCCCAGTTTCACCTGTGCGCCCTATCTGCTTGAGGACAAGCCGGTCGCGGGCGAGGATATTGCCTGGGCCGAAAGCAATGCGGTGATCTACGCCAACACGGTTCTGGGCGCGCGCACCGTGAAGCATGCCGATTTCATGGACCTCTGCATTGCGCTGACAGGGCGTGCCGCACGCTCTGGCGTCTATCTCGACCAGAACCGCGCAGCCCGTCGGATCATCGACATCGACGTGCCTGAAGGGATCGACGATGCCTTTTGGCCGATGCTGGGCTGGATCGTTGGTCAGGTCGCCCCTGACCGCATCCCGCTCTTGCGCGGGCTGGAGGGGCTGAATCCCTCCGAGGATGATCTCAAGGCGCTTTGCGCGGCCTATGGCACCACCTCTGCCTCGCCGATGATGCATATTGAGGGGGTCACGCCCGAGGCGGACATGCCGCCCACGCCCGATGCCGATCACGCCCGCATCACGGCGGCTGATTTTGCCCGGCTTTGGTCGGGGTTCAATCAAGGTGCGGATAAGGTCGATCTGGTGGCGCTTGGCAGTCCGCATTTTTCCGCCGCCGAATGCAGCGCCTTTGCGGCATTGATGGAGGGGCGGCAGGTCAATCCCGCCGTAGCCACGATCATCACCCTTGGTCGCGGCACGCTAAACACCATCACCGCGAGCGGCGTCAAAGCACGGCTTGAGGCCGCCGGTGTGACCATCGTGCCCGATATCTGCTGGTGTTCGATTTCCGAGCCGGTTTTTCCGCCTTCGGCAAAGGTTCTGATGACCAACTCTGGCAAATATGCGCATTACGCGCCGGGTCTCAGCAATCGTGCCGTGCGGTTTGGCTCGCTCGCGCAATGTGCGCAGACCGCGCAATCTGGCATGGCCCCCACAACCTCACCGCCGTGGATTGCCGCGGCTCCAGCCCTTGCTGGCCACTGATCCGCCTCCACAGGCACAACGCCACGCATCCAAAGGAGTTTTTCGATGAACAAAGACGTCTTTCACGGCACCATCCCCGCCCTGCTGACCCCCTGCACCCCGGACCGCAAACCCGATTTTGACGCGCTGGTGCGCAAGGGGCAGGAAATGATCGCGGCAGGCATGTCGGGCGTGGTCTATTGCGGGTCCTGCGGTGACTGGCCGCTTTTGACGGACGCCGAGCGGATGGAGGGCGTCGAACGCCTGACCAAGGCCGGCGTGCCCGTGGTTGTGGGCACTGGCGCCATCAACACGAAATCCGCCGTGGCCCATGCCGCGCATGCGCAAAAGGTGGGGGCTGCGGGCCTTATGGTGATCCCGCGCGTTCTGTCGCGGGGCCTGTCTGTCGCCGCACAGCGCAACCATTTCAAGGCCATTTTAGAGGCGGCCCCAGATGTGCCCGCGATCATCTACAACAGCCCCTATTACGGCTATTCGACCAAGGCCGATCTCTTCTTTGCCCTGCGCGCCGAGCATAAGAACCTGATCGGCTTCAAAGAGTTTGGCGGCAAGAATGATCTGAGCTACGCCGCTGAACACATCACCTCGCAGGATGATGACGTGATCCTGATGGTGGGGGTGGATACCGAGGTTTACCACGGCTTTGTCAAATGCGGGGCGGTCGGGGCCATTACCGGCATCGGCACGATGTTCCCCAAAGAGGCGCTTTTGCAGGTGGCACTGTCACGCCGCGCAGCGACGGGTTGCCCCGAGGCGGACATGCGCGCGCGCGAATTGGCCGATGCGTTTTCCGTGATTGCCAAGTTCGACGAAGGCGTCGATCTGGTGCTCTATTTCAAGCACCTCATGGTGCTGAAGGGCGAAGAGGAATACCGCCTCAACATCAACGAGACTGATGCGCTCTCGCCCTCTCAGGCGCGGTTCTGCGAGGCGCAGTTCCATCAATTCAACGCATGGTTCGCCAATTGGGTCAAACAGGGCGGGGTGATCGCTGAATGCATGTGATCGACAGCCACACCGGCGGCGAGCCAACGCGCGTTATTCTGGACGGGGGGCCGGACCTTGGGTCTGGTGCCCTGTCCGAGCGCGCTCGACTGTTGGCCTCGGAGCATCGCGATTTTTACCAGTCGGTCAGTCTCGAGCCGCGTGGACAGGTGGCGATGGTCTGTGCCCTGATGGTGCCGCCAACAGACCCGACTTGCGTGACCGGCGTGATCTATTTCGACGCCGAGGCGGTGCTTGGCATGTGTGGCCATGGCACCATCGGCCTTGTGGTCACTCTGGCACATATGGGCCGGATCAAACCGGGCATTCACCGGATCGAGACGCCCGTAGGCATCGTCACCGTCGATCTTATCGACGCCAACACCGTCACCGTCACCAATATCGAGAGCCGCCGCACCCATACCGGCGTCACGGTCGAGATTGAGGGACTTGGCGCTGTCACTGGCGATGTCGCTTATGGCGGCAATCTTTTTTTCCTTGTCGATCCCAGCCCCGTTCCGGTCCATTCCAGCAATATCCGCGCGCTGACTGATGCCACCATCGCTGTGCGCGACGCGGTGCAGGCGCAGGGAATAGACGTGGATCACGTGATCTTTTACGGCCCCTCTGATGATGCGGCGGCGCATAGCCGCAACTTTGTCCTTTGCCCTGACAACGCCTATGACCGCTCGCCCTGTGGCACGGGATGTTCGGCACGGCTCGCCTGTCTGGCGGCTGAGGGGCGGCTGGACGCAGGGCAAGAGATCATGCAGGAAAGCGTGATCGGCAGCACCTATCGGCTGTCCTATACCCCCGGCCCGAACGGCGGCGTGATCCCCTCGATCACTGGGCGCGCCTATGTGATGGCCGAAAGCACATTGCTTTTTGATCCCAACGATCCGTTTCGCAACGGTATCCGTCTCTAACCCTTATAACAAAGGTGCCGCATGGCCCGCTCAGACATCATCGTCATCGGTGCCGGCATCATCGGCGTGACCAGCGCGCTTGCGCTGCAACGGGAGGGTCACCGCGTCCGCATTCTGGACCGCAAGGGCGTGGCGGCAGAAACCTCGCGTGGCAATGCAGGCGCGTTCGCCTATACCGATATCGAGCCGCTGGCGACGCCGGGCATCCTGCGCAAGGCACCGAAATGGCTGCTCGATCCGCTGGGGCCTTTGTCGATCCCACCGGCCTATGCGCTGCCGCTTATGCCGTGGATGCTGCGGTTCTGGCGGGCGAGTTGGCAGGATCGCTACGCGGCGGCTGTGGCGGCACAGGCGAGCCTGATGCACCATTCGCGTGCGGCCTTGGAGCGTTTGATCGCCAATGTCGACGGCGAGCCGTTGATGCGCCGCGAAGGGCAGTTGCAGGTCTATGAGGGCGAGGCGGCCTATCGCGCGAGCCTGCCCGCATGGACCCTGCGCCGTCAGCATGGCGTGCGCTTTGACCTCTTGGAAAGCCCCGCTGCCTTGGCCGAGATTCAACCCGGTCTCAGCCCACGGTTTACACATGCGGGCTATACCCCCGACTGGATGAACACCGTCGATCCGGCGCGGTGGACCGAATATCTGGCGCAACAGTTTGTGGCCGCTGGTGGCGTGATCGCGACCGCAGATATTCGCGCGCTGCGACAGGCGAGCGACGGCGTCGAGATTGAGACCGCCACTGGCACGATCCGTGCCGATCAGGTGGTTCTGGCTGCCGGTGCTTGGTCGCACCATCTGGCGCGCACGCTGGGGGACACGATCCCGCTCGAAACCGAGCGCGGTTACAACACCACCTTTTCCACCGCCAGTTTCGATCTGCGCACGCATCTGACCTTTGCCGATCACGGCTTTGTCGTGAGCAAGATCGGCGAGGGGCTGCGCGTGGGTGGGGCTGTGGAACTGGGCGGCCTGCGCCTTGCGCCCAACTACAAACGCGCGGAAACGCTGCTGCGCAAGGCCCGCGATTTCCTGCCGGGGTTTGATCCACAGGGCGGCACGCAATGGATGGGCTTTCGTCCCTCGTTGCCTGATAGCCTGCCGATCATTTCGCGCGCGCCGCGCGCCGACCGGGTGATCTATGCCTTTGGTCACGGGCATCTGGGGCTGACGCAATCGGCGGGCACGGCTGAATTGGTGGCGGCGCTTGCCGCACACCGTGATCCGGCGATAGAACTGCAGGCGTTTGACGCCGCGCGATTTTAAAGGGTGCGGGGTTGGGAGGCGTCAACCGCCCCAACCCGGCCTTTCCCTCTTACCGAACATTGGCCAGAAACTTCTGCGTCTCGGGGTGTTGCGGATCGCCAAAGAGCTGA
The nucleotide sequence above comes from Roseovarius mucosus. Encoded proteins:
- a CDS encoding Ldh family oxidoreductase yields the protein MAEPTVISVDSLLARVTSIFESCGVRPQSAVSVARVIVAGERDHCKSHGIYRIEGCLRVIAAGKVVPDAVPVLQDTGRAMIEVDAGGGFSNPAFDAAVDALAARARETGLAALVIRDCLHFSALWHDVEALAARGLASLSMCPSYSSVAPTGGKEPLLGTNPIAFGWPRPGPHPYVFDFATSVAARGEIELHRRADTPIPEGWAMDKDGNPTTDPEAALAGAMLPFGGHKGSAISTMVELLAGAMLGEFMSKEALEFSGGTSLLPRHGALVLALDPATFAARSGRDPIAEGERLLSAISGQGARLPSERRFAARANALSGGIALSDAELAQLARFESEGLAAVTV
- a CDS encoding helix-turn-helix domain-containing protein, which gives rise to MAETEKTSVESAADDWDVERHQLRADLGARMKAVRQACGYTLEVAAQRTGLALSTIHKIENGRVSPSYENLIKIARAYDIGMERLFSADHDATQTTRMTVTRAGQGRKVRAKNFEYEVLCNALAEKKIIPLVTLVEKRAPLTRDELESHDGEETLYVLSGRVELTVEHYEPVIMEPGDCAYFDSTIKHGLRAIDDTETKVFWACTYTDVDK
- a CDS encoding aconitase X, which translates into the protein MPDLIVAAEVQGPILLCDEGLSVWGGVDPQSGRIIDAHHPQRGQSLAGHVVMMPTSRGSCTGSGVLLGLAFAGTAPKALIFREGEDILTLGALVATRLFDRPIAVLRLSASDYDRLAQQSHAKITATHLRAGDLEMPLTSVASEGLTLSDSDRAFLAGEHGEAAQLAMEIITTLAAAQGAPSLTDVTRVHIDGCIYASPAFLTFARAMADKGGRVRVPTTMNAISVDHANWRAQGVAEDFGLAASQLADAYVEMGARPSFTCAPYLLEDKPVAGEDIAWAESNAVIYANTVLGARTVKHADFMDLCIALTGRAARSGVYLDQNRAARRIIDIDVPEGIDDAFWPMLGWIVGQVAPDRIPLLRGLEGLNPSEDDLKALCAAYGTTSASPMMHIEGVTPEADMPPTPDADHARITAADFARLWSGFNQGADKVDLVALGSPHFSAAECSAFAALMEGRQVNPAVATIITLGRGTLNTITASGVKARLEAAGVTIVPDICWCSISEPVFPPSAKVLMTNSGKYAHYAPGLSNRAVRFGSLAQCAQTAQSGMAPTTSPPWIAAAPALAGH
- a CDS encoding dihydrodipicolinate synthase family protein produces the protein MNKDVFHGTIPALLTPCTPDRKPDFDALVRKGQEMIAAGMSGVVYCGSCGDWPLLTDAERMEGVERLTKAGVPVVVGTGAINTKSAVAHAAHAQKVGAAGLMVIPRVLSRGLSVAAQRNHFKAILEAAPDVPAIIYNSPYYGYSTKADLFFALRAEHKNLIGFKEFGGKNDLSYAAEHITSQDDDVILMVGVDTEVYHGFVKCGAVGAITGIGTMFPKEALLQVALSRRAATGCPEADMRARELADAFSVIAKFDEGVDLVLYFKHLMVLKGEEEYRLNINETDALSPSQARFCEAQFHQFNAWFANWVKQGGVIAECM
- a CDS encoding proline racemase family protein produces the protein MHVIDSHTGGEPTRVILDGGPDLGSGALSERARLLASEHRDFYQSVSLEPRGQVAMVCALMVPPTDPTCVTGVIYFDAEAVLGMCGHGTIGLVVTLAHMGRIKPGIHRIETPVGIVTVDLIDANTVTVTNIESRRTHTGVTVEIEGLGAVTGDVAYGGNLFFLVDPSPVPVHSSNIRALTDATIAVRDAVQAQGIDVDHVIFYGPSDDAAAHSRNFVLCPDNAYDRSPCGTGCSARLACLAAEGRLDAGQEIMQESVIGSTYRLSYTPGPNGGVIPSITGRAYVMAESTLLFDPNDPFRNGIRL
- a CDS encoding NAD(P)/FAD-dependent oxidoreductase translates to MARSDIIVIGAGIIGVTSALALQREGHRVRILDRKGVAAETSRGNAGAFAYTDIEPLATPGILRKAPKWLLDPLGPLSIPPAYALPLMPWMLRFWRASWQDRYAAAVAAQASLMHHSRAALERLIANVDGEPLMRREGQLQVYEGEAAYRASLPAWTLRRQHGVRFDLLESPAALAEIQPGLSPRFTHAGYTPDWMNTVDPARWTEYLAQQFVAAGGVIATADIRALRQASDGVEIETATGTIRADQVVLAAGAWSHHLARTLGDTIPLETERGYNTTFSTASFDLRTHLTFADHGFVVSKIGEGLRVGGAVELGGLRLAPNYKRAETLLRKARDFLPGFDPQGGTQWMGFRPSLPDSLPIISRAPRADRVIYAFGHGHLGLTQSAGTAELVAALAAHRDPAIELQAFDAARF